CACAACAAGAAGGTATTTTCTTAAACTCTTTAGAAAGGAACTAGTTGTTGTGGGAAATATTCTAACCTTCTTTCCTTCGATTGTTTCAGGAACATCCCCATTAGCAATCCTTTGTGCCAGGCCTTCTGCAATAGCAGTTTTCCCAACACCAGGCTCACCAATGAGGCAAGGATTATTTTTTGTTCGCCGGCCCAAAATTTGTGTTACACGTTCAATTTGCTGCTGCCTTCCAACAACAGGATCTAGTTTACCCTGGAGAGGCAAGAAACTGACATTAGAATCTAGAACCCATGTTTCTACACAACAAACAACtccttatcatatcataagtCACCGGAAATATATTTCAAGAGCACCTCTTCAGCCAGCTTAGTTAAGTTTGTGCCGTACTCTTCCAGAGTTGGCATCTTGTTCCCACTGCTCCCTCCTCCAACACCAGCACCAACAGCCTCTGTGCTCTCACCAACCATTCGAATTACCTGTTCActcaatttataaaatattaagttaaaaataaaataaaataaatgtatagtGTCGGGATGAAATTCTTGCCTGAGTGCGAATGTTACTAGGATCAGCACCCAAGTTTTCAAGAACACGAGCTGCAACGCCCTCACCTTCACGAAGTAGACCCAGAAGCAAGTGCTCTGATCCAATATAATTGTGACCTGAAAATGCAGCAAAATAAGGTTCATGCAGGTTTAGTAGTCAATACAACGTTAAGAAGTCAAACAACATATAGAACGCAGGACCCATCTAATGGAACATGGATCTATATATCTATAGCCATACATATCCATACACACAAGCACACACGGACATCCCTTCTAGCTATTGGCTACGATCCAATGAAAAATCTTCcagttcaaaacaaaaatagaaaatagtagaatttgtaaatttttcacgttgaaagaaaaactgaATACTTCTATCAATAACATGCTTCCAATGAAGCTTATATAAACACGAGCTACATCCTACTACTCCATGGAGAGACTATGTGTGCACCAATATTAGTTCCAGCAGACAACAACGACTCTGACTTGAACCCATGATCTTGACTCAAATTCCCACGAAAGCCTCAAGTTCGTCCTTACCACAAAGCTGCCCTTGAGGGTGAAGTTCAagttaaatgaaaaaagaacataCAAACATgcataataaaagaaaaaaatactaagaaaattgaaattggtaaCTATACAGAGAGAATTAATGATTTTACTGTTctgttttgttcccttttttttaattctttttttttttttttttttttttttttNttttttttttttttttttttttttttttttttttttttttttttttttttttttgccccAAGTGGGGGATGGGAAAGAGATGTTACCAAGTTGGCGAGCTTCCTCGAGAGAAAGTTCCAAAACACGCTTTGCACGAGGAGTGAAGGGAATTTCTACAGCAACAAACCCGCTGCCCCGACCAATTATCTTCTCCACCTCCACGCGCGCGTCTTTAAGATTAATTCCCATGGATTTAAGAACCTTGGCAGCGATACCAGTACCTTCGCCAATAAGACCTAAAAGTATCTGCTCTGTGCCAACAAAATTGTGACCAAGCCGCCTCGCTTCCTCCTGGGCAAGCATGATAACTTTAATTGCCTTTTCTGTGAATCGCTCAAACATGGCTCTTGGGACACATCTGGTAGCCTTTCGTCGCCTAGAAGAGATTGTAATGGCCACCTTGGAATGAAAATCCTGTCTAGTTCTCAACATGTTATCCAAAGAATTAAATCCTCTAAGTCCAGAGAAACTTCTTATTCTCGAACCAGATGCATGAACGCTGGCCATCATTCTAACAGCCCGTTTTACATTTACTGATCCTCTTGATAGGCCATTCTTCCTTCCACCGACCAGACCAGGAATATTTGTGGACTGAACAAGAACTCTAGCCATGATGTCCACCGACTGTTAGCGTTTAAAGAGGAAGATGTTAATGGAGGGTCTCCTCAAAGAAGTGCTGCTAGCCAGATAGTGGTAGCACGAAAATAAGGTATTAACGAAAAAACGCTTAAGGAAAGTCTGTCAAAACGCAATATTAAACAAAGTGGAGAAAATCTTAAcaagtatttaaagaaaaaagaaaaaagaaacagtaTAGTTTTATCAATTAGGGCTTCTGAATCTTGTTGTCATAGGTTGTAGGGGCGGGCATATCCTGGCGGGGAATCTAAGTCCGGTTTCGAAGAACAGTGAATTGAGTCGAGTAGAAACGAAGAAGAACATAATTGAGATGAAGGAagagatagatagatagatagatagatagatagtgAGGGATAaggtaaaagaagaaaaagaaaagaatcagaAGTAAAATGAAAGATAGGGTGGAGAGACAGACCTCGAAGAACTTGAAGCTGAAGCTGATAGATAGTGTGTTCGGTGGGAAGGCAAGACGGAGGAGAAGATGAGAGGAGGAGCctctctattattatttattatggtGAGTTTGATAActcaaacaaatataaaatataaaatacaaacatGCGGTGTGCCTCCGTCGTGTCCacaaaattatggattttattCACCTCCCAATCCTACAAATcatatttccaatttttctaaatatctcttttgtatttttatacctattactttcatttttatatattttttttttctctctctctaatataGCATGCATTTTAGCGGTAAATTGGCAATATTTTTAGTCCATCACACGTCCATTTTAGTAGTAAATCATATGATCATTTGTAcattaaaattcatttaatatgtgttttactttttgtaCGGCTGGGTGTATGTCTCAAAAGCAAAGGAATGGCCTGAAGATATAGCGTGGCGCCCCGAGGGAAGTGTATCGATGTTGAACGTCAATAGGACTGAATAGTTTGGCGTGTCTGCTGCTCCCTTTCCTTGCAATTGCATGAGTTGAAAGAAATTTCAGGAAGAAGGGGAGGAGTTTGGAGTTTGGAGTTTGGAGTTCATCTTTTAGTCATCTGTCAACTCCACGTCGTCGTTGACCTGAATCTGCAACCTGAAGAGTGGAGTTGAAGGCTTGAACCCAACAAAACATTCCATCTTCCTCCATTctattttcctttcctttttcttacattttctGCTCAATGGGTAACTGCTTCTCCGATCACGCCGCTGCCCGCTCTGCCGTTGGTGCCACTGTCTTCTCCCAAAATAATACTTCCAACGTCGCCGTAGATTGTTTCTTGTTGTCTCGGGGCTATCGTGGCCTCTATTCCCAGATCGAGGTCCTCTTCCCCccacccctttttttttttggagccCCTAACCTTTTCTACTTTGTTGCTGATCCCAATTGGGTTCTGTTCTCTCTACTGTGGTATACACATTAAGTTTTGCTCTACAATGATTCCGCCTATTCTTCTTCTGCGTCGACCTCggttttagattttttctgTTCCGACTTGTAGTCATGGTTGCTTCAGCTGTTGTTGCTTAttcttaatttcataaagtttgtaacCATCTAACTCATTCCATCCTCctatttcttctcctttatcTAATAATTGCAGATATCATTCTCTGCATCTAACTTGCGCGACCGTGATGTATGCTCAAAGGTCGGTATCTCTTTTATTGACGTCGAAAGACTGTACATCTTGATAACCATTTTCATGTAAGATATAGCCTTTTATTTCCTTCCAAAGAATAACACTCATAAATTAGGCATTTTATGCCTAAGTTTACAAGGATGCCGTAGTAGTTGCATCGCTAGACTGAGTGAAAAGATATCATGAATTCGCTGAAGTACTTCCATTCCTGAAGCTCTTTTTAAGTGATCGAGGATATCTAATGGATATTTACTCACTTGGAAGTCCCATTTTTTGCAAGTTTGGTTTAGACCCCAACTTTGGATTTATTAATGTTAGTTCAATACCTGTCCGTCTGCTGATGCCAttgtttcttcaaaaaattCTTATCGGAAGTTTTATTTTCCTCAGAGTGATCCAATGCTGGTTGTCTACGCAAAAAGACGGGACGGATCTCTAGAAGAGCTTGACCGCACTGAAGTAGttcaaaattcattaaatcCAAAATGGATCCATAAGCTTAATATTAACTATCAatttgaggttgtgcaaactTTGGTGTAAGtttaaatgtttgtttttctatCTCTAGTTCACCAGATTAACATCTTGCTGGTGCTACGAGAATCAAGGCATTGATATCTTATCGCAGGTTCTTTGTGTATGACGTTGATACTCAATATCACAGCCTAGGAGTAAAGGTAGACAGCCACGAGAACTTTTATTGCTTAACATATCCTTTGTGCCgaatatagtttaattttgaCTAGAGATCTGTTATTAAACACATAATAGTAGATCCAGTATAACCAATACTCTCTAGCTTGAAGGGTGATATGTCATATACTTGGTTGAGTTCCTATTTTttcctcatcttcttttccCTACACCAGCTAGTATATTAATCTCTTGGAAAACTAGACATATCAGACTTTAACCATTTACCAGAAATCATTACttgattcattaattatttatatttttatgagaagaagaagggtgcAAATAATGTTGACGTTCTGTTCTAAAGCATTATACTTACTACATTGTAATTATATGCTTGAGATTCAGTTGATGATGGAGACTCTTAATTGTGCAGATGCTGAAGCTAGATGAACAGCAATATCTTGGTGAAGCAACCTGTGTACTATCTGAGGTATTGCATGTAGTTTAAATTGTATATTCTATCATGCTGAGCATTTACTTGCATATGATTTGAGTGCTATATGCTGAATGTGGCTATTGAATACTTAGTATGCTTTCCGTTACAATCATGTAGAGGGATATTATTTGCAGTCTAAGACAAATTATTTAGTTCGtgaatttagattaatttCACCACTGGCCTTTTCTATCTTGCAGATAGTTACCCAATCAGACGGGTCACTTACATTGAATCTAGTATATAGAGAAGAGTCAACCAGCTCTACTCATCCACACCACTGTGGAAAACTTACTGTTCATGCTGAGGAGTGTTTTAGCTCAAAGACCACAACAGAGATGATATTAAGGTGTTCAAACTTGGGACACAAGGATCTCTTCTCAAGAATTGTATGCAGTGTTGAGATGTTAATTCATTTCCATTTGTTATCTGTACAAGGAATGTGAATAATGTTTGTTGCATTTTCTGATTCATGGTATAGGACCCTTTTCTGGTTATTTCAAAAACTGTGGAGAGTAAGAGCTCCATTCCAGTTTGCAAAACTGAAGTAATAAAGAATGATTTAAATCCCACATGGAAGCCTGTGTTCCTGAATATGCAACAAGCTGCAAGCAAGGTACAATGTACTCCTTAGgacaatttaaaacaaatgtcCCCCCAATTAAGCATGGGCCATCACGCTAATCACTGTTGTGAATTTAATTAGCATACAACATTGTGAATCCTATTAAATGTTTTGGTCCTTTCGTATATAATCTACCTTTGCAGCTCATTTTTCTGTAAGTTGTCTAGAAGTATGAGAATTGGTGCATCATGTGCTTTACAACCCAAGAATCATATTGatagtttaatatttaatttatgtcaTTCTGAGTGCAGATTATGTATTTCTACAGGGAAATAAAATAGGTATGATCCGTAGAGAGCATCTGATTTTCTGCTTTCTTAttgatttttgtatttaattgcAGGACAGCCCCTTAATAATAGAGTGTTTTGACTTCAATAGCAATGGAAGGCACGAGTTGATTGGGTAAATAGAGAGATTATGCTTCctgagttttttttccttatttttaaatgagttCTTGAGTGCATGTGTTTCATTGTGACTTTGtgtgttttctttctaatCAGAAAAGTTCAAAAGTCACTTGTGGAGTTGGAGAAGCTTTTTTTAAGTGGGGAGGGAGATAACTTATTCTCACTTCCTGCCGCTGGACATGATTACCATAACAAAGTCTCGAATAGAACTCCCAATGATATCCTTTgagttgtttttgttcttggtttctACAATCGATTTTATTTATGAGTTCTGATTCCATTTCAGGTACTAAAAAGCCAACTATTTGTGGACAAATTCACTGAGAGCGTCCAACAAACATTCCTTGATTACTTGGCTGGTGGCTATGAAATGAACTTCATGGTGGCTGTTGATTTCACGGGTAACTATTATTCTtgtacaataaaattatagttcTAAACCATAAATTCTCATACTCCGAATTATTTGTTACTGAGTTTGTCCGATGGCTCACTGAAGGTAGTGTTTTTCTAAAGCATACTTTCTCAACATGTATGTCAAGCAGTCATATTGGTTTTTTGCTGTTTGCATTAGAATTTAACTCACGACCTACCCCCTCAGCTGGCTGAACCGAACTAGCTGTTGGCTGTGGCTGTACAACACATTCTCACCATCTAGTTTCCGTGGTTTTCTTTTAGCTTCAAATGGAAACCCTCGCCTTCCTGATTCCTTGCATTTCATTGATCCTTCAGGACGGCCAAATTCATACCAGCAAGTGAGAAATGGATCCCTGACTTGAGCTCtacaagtttttattttttcctatttGATTGTGACCTACCTCTTGACTATTTCAGGCAATCATAGAAGTTGGAGAGGTATTGCAATTTTATGACTCAGATAAACGCTTTCCTGCCTGGGGGTTTGGAGCACGACCTATTGATGGTCCAGTCTCTCACTGTTTCAACCTAAATGGAAGTAGTCACTACTGTGAGGTGGAACGGTTGCATAATACAAATTCACTTTCTGTTCCCCTAGATATTAATATTGCCAAATTCAACGTGCTTCTGTGTTAAACAATTGTAAGTTATCTTTTAGGTTGAAGGAACTCAAGGAATTTTGATGGCATATACAAGTGCGCTCCATAATGTGTCTCTTGCAGGACCAACACTTTTTGGGCCTGTGATTAACAATGCTGCATTAATTGCCAGTCAGTCTCTTGCAAATGGTGGGCGGAAGTACTTTGTTTTGCTAATAATCACTGTAAGAGCAAACAACCACTGAGTTATTTTTTACGATAATTTTGTAGTAGTCCACAATATGTCCTTCTGTGTGCACGCTCTGTGCATCACGAACTACATCTTATCCCAGTTTGTCCATTATTCCTCATCATCAGGGCATGTTacttacatttatttttctggGGGACACTGAAAGATCCCCCTGTTTAAGCTTCAAGGTTTTGTCTCTGATGATGGCCGATTATCTGTAGGATGGAGTGGTAACAGATCTCCAAGAAACTAAAGATGCTCTTGTGAAGGCATCTGATCTGCCATTGTCTATTCTCATTGTTGGAGTGGGTGGAGCTGACTTTAAAGAAATGGAGGTATTTACTTTACTTATATGTTCCTTCACAACTGATATCTATACGGCATTCAGGTGGCGTGAAGAAACCACAGGGGAACTAATTTTAACTAGCTGggagtttgttttttttttttttcccttttaattttggttgtttttggAGATCACGGTTGTTTTGTCCACCTTACCTGTTTTCATTTCTTAACCAAGAAAATGTTTATGTTTAACAGCGCAAGTAAGAtcagttttgttttgttatacgttatttaattatatttccaAATGCTCAAAGGCCTTAAATCAGAGTTACAACCTTCCTTATAATTTTACTGGATTGTTAGGTCTCTTCTCTAATTTCCCTTTGTATCGGAGTTGATTCTATTTAAGCTCTACACAGGTTTTAGATGCGGATAAGGGAGAGAGACTTGAAAGCGCAACTGGACGTGTTGCTTCACGAGATATAGTCCAGTTCGTTCCATTCCGTGATGTACAAGGTGAGTAATTCTCTACAATGAAATTTGGATTCAACCATGATACGAAATGTGGAAAACTCCTGTCATGCTTATAGCTAACGTTATACTTATAGGTGGAGAGATTTCTGTTGTTCAAGCATTGCTAGCAGAAGTACCTCATCAATTTCTGACCCATGTTCGAAGTAGAGATGTTCAACCAAATTCTTGATCAAGCTGATCGTACGGAACACGTGCCTGAGAAATTGAACATTTATTTGTGCAGTCATCGCAAGATGGGCAGTTGTGAGATGTTGGACTGAGCTTAAAATCTTTCGTTTGCAGCTCAGTGTTCATACCAATGCTATGGATATATCAATTCGATGGTTGGCGTTTTTCCACGGGGGATACAAGTTTACTCGAGAATGATTGTCGGCTTAGTTTTGCCAGGAACCCTTTTCCATTCATATCAGAGAGATTTCTTGTATTCATATCTTCTGCTTTGCAACTTTATTTGCCTGATTCAATGAATAGAGAAAAATCATCACATGCAACAACATAACCATGCACAAACATGCGCCATGATAAAAGCCACCACATTCATCGTACTTCAGAACTCATTTACGTCCAGAAAACActaatacaataaaatttgataCATGTCATGAGACGAGAACCCTTTTATTTCAGCATAACTTAATACATGCTTGATAAATACATACTACATATGTCGCTTAAATTTTTGCGCACATTGATTTATTTACCATACAAAGCCAACCAAGCATGTTTTAGGGTATTAAATCACACACATATTTGTTCCTCACGTCCAAAGTAATTCAGGTCCAATAGCATTGGCGCAACGTAACAGTTCATGGAAAGGACAGAAAACATACTTAGACTATGTGCATAGTGTAAGATGAAATCAAGGTTACTAAAGAGAACTTAGATGACAATATTTTAGGGCATGGGTATTTATTTCGGCTCCTGGATCACGACTTTCCGCATCTTCCACCGTATGTTCAAACCAAGAGAATTTATACACGAAATGAATGAGGTTGAAATGGGAATGGAATTTACATTCCAACCGACTCCCATCATGCCATCGCTGTGTATTGATGCCATTGCTGTGTATTACAAGTACAACTGAACCATTTACACaagttcttttaaaaaaaaaaaat
This sequence is a window from Cucurbita pepo subsp. pepo cultivar mu-cu-16 chromosome LG04, ASM280686v2, whole genome shotgun sequence. Protein-coding genes within it:
- the LOC111793603 gene encoding protein BONZAI 1-like, with the protein product MGNCFSDHAAARSAVGATVFSQNNTSNVAVDCFLLSRGYRGLYSQIEISFSASNLRDRDVCSKSDPMLVVYAKRRDGSLEELDRTEVVQNSLNPKWIHKLNINYQFEVVQTLVFFVYDVDTQYHSLGVKMLKLDEQQYLGEATCVLSEIVTQSDGSLTLNLVYREESTSSTHPHHCGKLTVHAEECFSSKTTTEMILRCSNLGHKDLFSRIDPFLVISKTVESKSSIPVCKTEVIKNDLNPTWKPVFLNMQQAASKDSPLIIECFDFNSNGRHELIGKVQKSLVELEKLFLSGEGDNLFSLPAAGHDYHNKVLKSQLFVDKFTESVQQTFLDYLAGGYEMNFMVAVDFTASNGNPRLPDSLHFIDPSGRPNSYQQAIIEVGEVLQFYDSDKRFPAWGFGARPIDGPVSHCFNLNGSSHYCEVEGTQGILMAYTSALHNVSLAGPTLFGPVINNAALIASQSLANGGRKYFVLLIITDGVVTDLQETKDALVKASDLPLSILIVGVGGADFKEMEVLDADKGERLESATGRVASRDIVQFVPFRDVQGGEISVVQALLAEVPHQFLTHVRSRDVQPNS